One window from the genome of Leptospira broomii serovar Hurstbridge str. 5399 encodes:
- a CDS encoding DUF4178 domain-containing protein, whose amino-acid sequence MPELTCPNCGAPVPFVNKASVYAICSNCRTLSLKNDVNLEKIGTSGELTDDNTLIQIGTEGTFQNKNFRVLGRIQLKFDLGFWNEWYVTEDGGNTAWIGEAQGTYFYTKLDSKIQPNLFPHIPIPEKEAPILVYEAGGKKDQLTPGDTFSLNGTWTLKEIMTAECVGGEGELPIGFETGYTAVLLDLANEEGRFATIDYSENPPLFFLGDSATFEELHLRNLKENAIAYGAGQIQARSIQCVGCGASINQLRPDFSKSIACEYCGTVMDTERDDLKVIAKFEKVSKEGIFLPLGTPIKLPNHPESKVLGILRKSTEDDGETFEWTDYLLHYPGGYAWLNENGLNWTYFEPLLGIPKWAPGLKRIFGKEKYSWYGRSDSNTDLALGEFYWKVQAGEKAEIEDFTSPPYMLSSERTDREIFWSKGTFVPFDQMKTAVPLEVASKLQRPEDVGACQPNPFKIRLKRNLLVAAVLTAAFFLFQVYGCLKSKNLTVFEGDFNYTQTSVPGTDIGSPNYRDNSFVTDIFEIPGSASDNVEIQLEAPDLDNKYMYFSLALIDADTDTAYDTSVETSYYHGVDDGESWSEGSKSDSKSLAEIPPGHYYLRLETQSDFRYGAGAKYKVKVIRGVMSPAPFFIFGILLWIPLIYTFFRSYSFESKRG is encoded by the coding sequence GTGCCGGAACTAACTTGTCCCAACTGCGGAGCCCCCGTACCATTTGTTAATAAAGCGTCCGTTTACGCAATTTGCTCGAATTGCAGGACTCTCTCGTTAAAAAATGACGTAAACCTCGAGAAAATCGGAACGTCCGGAGAGTTAACGGATGACAATACCCTTATCCAAATCGGAACAGAAGGAACGTTTCAAAATAAGAACTTCAGGGTCCTCGGGAGAATTCAGCTAAAATTCGATCTCGGATTCTGGAATGAATGGTACGTCACGGAAGACGGGGGAAATACCGCTTGGATCGGGGAAGCGCAAGGAACTTATTTTTACACCAAATTGGATTCTAAAATCCAACCGAATCTTTTTCCTCACATTCCGATCCCCGAAAAAGAGGCTCCCATACTCGTTTACGAGGCAGGAGGGAAAAAAGACCAATTAACTCCGGGCGATACGTTCAGTCTCAATGGAACCTGGACTCTAAAAGAAATCATGACGGCCGAATGTGTCGGAGGCGAAGGTGAGCTCCCCATCGGATTCGAAACAGGATATACCGCCGTCTTATTGGATCTTGCAAATGAAGAAGGTCGCTTCGCCACGATCGACTATTCCGAAAATCCGCCTCTATTCTTTCTAGGTGATTCTGCAACGTTTGAAGAGCTTCATCTAAGAAATCTGAAAGAGAATGCGATCGCATACGGTGCAGGACAAATCCAAGCGCGTTCGATACAATGCGTCGGATGCGGGGCATCCATCAACCAACTTAGGCCTGATTTTTCCAAGTCAATCGCATGCGAATATTGCGGAACCGTAATGGACACTGAGCGGGACGATTTGAAAGTCATCGCAAAATTCGAGAAAGTTTCTAAAGAAGGAATTTTCTTACCTCTGGGCACTCCAATCAAATTACCGAATCACCCTGAGTCGAAGGTATTGGGAATCCTTCGAAAATCCACCGAAGACGACGGGGAAACGTTCGAATGGACTGATTACCTACTCCACTATCCCGGCGGATATGCTTGGTTAAACGAAAACGGTCTAAACTGGACCTATTTTGAACCTTTACTCGGGATTCCGAAATGGGCTCCTGGGCTTAAAAGAATTTTCGGAAAGGAAAAATATAGTTGGTATGGAAGATCCGATTCCAATACGGATCTTGCACTCGGTGAATTCTACTGGAAAGTCCAAGCGGGAGAAAAAGCGGAAATAGAGGATTTTACGTCTCCTCCGTATATGCTTTCTTCCGAAAGAACGGATCGTGAAATTTTTTGGTCGAAAGGGACCTTTGTTCCGTTCGATCAAATGAAAACCGCAGTGCCTCTGGAAGTCGCGTCTAAATTACAGCGCCCTGAGGATGTAGGTGCTTGCCAACCCAATCCTTTTAAGATCCGGTTGAAACGAAATTTGCTCGTAGCGGCAGTACTAACGGCCGCCTTCTTCTTGTTTCAAGTATATGGTTGTTTAAAATCCAAGAACCTTACCGTGTTCGAAGGTGACTTCAATTATACGCAAACATCCGTGCCTGGCACCGATATCGGATCCCCGAACTATAGGGATAATTCATTCGTTACCGATATTTTTGAAATTCCCGGAAGCGCTTCCGATAACGTCGAAATCCAACTGGAAGCGCCCGATCTAGATAATAAATATATGTATTTCTCACTGGCATTAATCGATGCGGATACTGATACCGCTTACGATACTTCCGTTGAAACCAGTTACTATCACGGAGTGGACGACGGAGAATCCTGGTCGGAAGGTTCCAAGTCGGATTCAAAATCGCTAGCGGAAATTCCACCCGGACATTATTACTTACGTCTGGAAACTCAATCGGACTTTCGTTATGGTGCGGGAGCCAAGTATAAAGTAAAAGTGATTCGAGGCGTGATGAGTCCGGCGCCTTTCTTTATCTTTGGAATTCTACTTTGGATTCCCTTAATATATACCTTCTTTCGAAGTTACTCCTTCGAAAGCAAAAGAGGTTAA
- a CDS encoding polyamine aminopropyltransferase — MQRALLVSVLILSSCGLVYELLAGTVASYLLGETVTQFSLVIGVYLFSMGIGSWLSRYLLKDLVPKFLEVELALGLLGGSSAALLFLSFGHTRIFQIPLFAIVVVVGILVGMEIPLLLRILQKKLGFRDLVSKVLSLDYAGALLASLAFPIFFAPKLGMVRTSFFFGILNAGTALWGTWMLPLSEREKNMLRTKSVIVLTFLSFGLAFAESITTYSEENLYTDEIVYSKQTRFQKIIVTRYKSELRLFLNGHLQFSSRDEYRYHEVLVHPAMLSHPNPKRILVLGGGDGLAVREILKYPNVQNVTLVDLDPEMTKLFAQQSLLTQINRSSLNDPRVKIQNADAFLWLEESGETFDVVLIDFPDPSNFSIGKLYTTAFYKSLKRRLNPLSIVEIQSTSPLFARMSFWCVEATLRESGFKTRPLHVYVPSFGEWGFVLAGTRQLPDYSRDLPKELRFLNLTELETLSDFPEDMSRLPVESNRLDNQSLVRYYDQEWNRLLD, encoded by the coding sequence CTGCAACGGGCGCTATTAGTTTCCGTATTAATCCTATCTTCTTGCGGACTCGTTTACGAACTTTTAGCCGGGACCGTCGCGAGTTATCTTCTCGGAGAAACTGTCACTCAGTTCTCCCTAGTCATCGGTGTTTATTTATTTTCCATGGGTATCGGAAGTTGGCTCTCCCGATACCTTCTAAAAGACCTGGTGCCCAAATTTCTCGAAGTTGAGCTCGCCTTAGGATTATTAGGCGGATCGAGCGCCGCATTGCTATTTCTAAGTTTCGGGCATACTCGAATTTTTCAAATCCCTCTTTTCGCGATCGTAGTCGTAGTGGGAATTCTAGTCGGCATGGAAATTCCTTTGCTGCTTCGCATTCTGCAAAAGAAACTCGGTTTCCGGGATCTGGTCTCCAAGGTCTTGAGTTTGGATTATGCAGGCGCCCTCCTAGCCTCCCTAGCCTTTCCGATCTTCTTTGCGCCTAAATTAGGAATGGTCAGGACTTCCTTTTTCTTCGGAATTTTAAACGCCGGAACCGCTCTATGGGGAACCTGGATGCTTCCCTTATCGGAAAGGGAAAAGAATATGCTACGAACCAAATCCGTAATCGTTCTAACATTCTTGTCCTTTGGACTGGCCTTCGCCGAATCGATTACCACTTATAGCGAGGAGAATCTTTACACCGACGAAATCGTTTATTCGAAACAGACTCGTTTTCAAAAGATCATAGTAACCCGATACAAAAGCGAACTTAGACTTTTTTTAAACGGACATTTGCAATTTAGTTCGAGAGACGAATACAGATATCACGAAGTTTTAGTTCATCCAGCTATGCTATCTCATCCCAACCCTAAAAGAATTCTCGTATTAGGAGGAGGTGACGGTCTCGCAGTTCGTGAAATTCTAAAGTATCCTAACGTGCAAAACGTGACATTGGTCGATCTGGATCCGGAAATGACCAAGCTTTTCGCACAACAATCGTTATTAACGCAAATCAACCGTTCCAGTCTTAACGATCCGAGAGTGAAAATTCAAAATGCGGATGCTTTCCTTTGGCTGGAAGAATCTGGCGAAACTTTCGACGTAGTTTTAATCGACTTTCCGGACCCTAGCAATTTTTCTATCGGAAAATTATATACGACTGCATTTTATAAAAGCTTGAAGCGCAGATTGAATCCGTTATCGATCGTCGAAATTCAATCCACTTCGCCGTTGTTTGCAAGAATGTCGTTTTGGTGCGTAGAGGCGACTCTTCGCGAGTCCGGATTTAAAACTAGACCTTTACATGTGTACGTTCCTTCTTTCGGCGAATGGGGATTCGTATTAGCGGGAACGCGACAATTACCGGATTATAGTCGCGACCTTCCGAAAGAATTACGTTTCTTGAATCTTACGGAATTGGAAACTCTTTCGGACTTTCCGGAAGACATGTCTCGCCTTCCGGTAGAATCCAATCGACTGGACAATCAATCGTTAGTTCGATATTATGACCAGGAATGGAATCGATTGTTGGATTGA
- a CDS encoding YwaF family protein produces the protein MKSIIGSFEHYIILIITVFLSVSLIWIAKSVQKKETVKRIGYGIAAVLIINASVYVFYRISRGYWDLRYDLPMEFCDWAMIVTTLALVTRKRTVSELSYFWVLGGSIQAAITPNLQFNFPHAYFFLFFIGHSGLIIAALYLVFGLKLYPRKGSVTRVLLYSQIYFILALLLDFQLDTNYGFLRYKSANGSFLDYLGKWPFYLISLQIVGIGVILLLYLPFFIRRANWDIIRKKIAHGLSFFTVGSPRIR, from the coding sequence ATGAAATCGATAATCGGATCCTTCGAGCATTATATTATCCTAATAATTACCGTTTTTTTATCCGTTTCGTTAATCTGGATCGCAAAATCCGTGCAAAAAAAGGAAACTGTCAAACGGATCGGTTATGGAATTGCCGCCGTACTAATAATTAATGCGTCAGTCTATGTCTTTTACAGAATTAGCAGAGGCTATTGGGACCTCCGTTACGATCTTCCAATGGAGTTTTGCGATTGGGCGATGATCGTGACCACATTAGCGTTGGTTACCCGTAAAAGGACTGTCTCCGAGCTTTCTTATTTTTGGGTTTTAGGCGGATCCATACAGGCGGCCATCACTCCGAATTTACAGTTTAATTTTCCGCATGCGTACTTCTTTTTGTTTTTCATCGGACATTCCGGATTAATTATTGCAGCCTTATATTTGGTTTTCGGTCTTAAATTATATCCTCGAAAAGGGTCTGTGACGAGAGTACTTCTTTATAGTCAAATATACTTTATCCTCGCGTTACTTTTGGATTTCCAACTAGACACAAATTACGGTTTTCTAAGATATAAATCGGCTAACGGATCATTCTTGGATTATTTAGGAAAATGGCCTTTCTATTTGATATCGCTTCAGATCGTAGGAATCGGAGTCATCCTATTATTATACCTCCCTTTCTTTATTCGAAGAGCAAACTGGGATATAATACGGAAAAAAATCGCTCACGGACTCAGTTTCTTTACTGTCGGAAGCCCGCGAATCCGCTGA
- the mgtA gene encoding magnesium-translocating P-type ATPase, protein MDKTNPTIKEFWTYSNEEVFNLLSSSLEGITNEEAKARQKIYGRNILKSSRSATSLRLLLSQFKSPITLILLGAALISWNLGGRTDSYIIFSIILISSILGFWQEKGASDSVSKLLEMIRLNANILRNGIWSETNFEEIVPGDVVSLTVGDVIPADSLIIEANGLYVDEAALTGESFPVEKTEDRLSKSTPLSKRTNVLFTGSHVVSGSAKAIIVKTGFDTEFGKIADTLKKAQPITEFERGVRRFGYMLMEITMVLVLVIIGINILLQKPVVDSFLFALAIAVGLTPQLLPAIINVNLAQGATRMAEKKVIVKKLSSIENFGSMDILCSDKTGTLTLGEVKVQNTLDYSGEPSRLSLFYASINSKLQKGFNNPIDSAISSLPIAGTDKFEYLAEVPYDFSRKRISILASNGIETVLICKGALTTVLNVSKFVQDPDGKLTPIEAVRDIIESKYKELSSKGFRTLGIAIKTLPNQTDVTVADEDNMIFQGFVTLSDPIIENIDQTIKELNDLGISLKIITGDNNLIAKQVAESVGFKNPRIVTGTALLSMSDEALQRQADSTDVFAEIEPNQKERIILSLQKTGHVVGYIGDGINDATALHASDVGISVANAVDVAKEAADIVLLNNDLNVLLNGVKQGRMTFANTLKYVFMATSANFGNMLSMAGASAFLSFLPLLPKQILLTNLLTDLPEMTISSDNVDKEWIVSPRKWDIIAIRKFMFVFGTLSSVFDFATFGVLLYVLDAGEKEFQSGWFIESVVSATIVVLVVRTRKVFYKSMPGFYLLLATSFVLILTLALPYLPISTLFDFTPLPASFYFAMAGIVIAYFILAEIFKRIFYSFIYKD, encoded by the coding sequence ATGGATAAAACGAATCCGACTATCAAAGAGTTTTGGACCTACTCGAACGAAGAGGTCTTTAACTTACTATCCAGTTCTCTCGAAGGAATCACGAACGAAGAAGCCAAGGCACGGCAAAAAATCTATGGAAGGAATATTCTAAAATCTTCACGCTCTGCCACGAGCCTAAGATTGCTTCTAAGTCAATTCAAAAGCCCGATTACTCTGATTTTGCTGGGGGCGGCGCTCATTTCCTGGAATTTAGGAGGTAGAACGGATTCGTATATTATTTTTTCAATCATTCTAATCAGCAGCATACTGGGCTTTTGGCAAGAAAAAGGGGCATCCGATTCGGTGAGTAAATTACTGGAGATGATTCGTTTAAACGCGAATATACTGCGAAATGGTATTTGGTCGGAAACGAATTTCGAAGAGATCGTTCCCGGAGATGTCGTCTCTCTCACGGTAGGCGATGTTATCCCTGCCGACTCATTGATAATTGAAGCAAACGGATTGTATGTGGATGAGGCGGCTTTAACCGGAGAATCCTTTCCTGTCGAAAAAACCGAAGATCGGTTGTCCAAGTCCACTCCTCTTTCAAAACGGACGAATGTCCTCTTTACAGGATCTCATGTCGTAAGCGGTTCCGCAAAAGCGATCATAGTAAAAACGGGGTTTGATACTGAGTTCGGGAAGATAGCCGATACCTTGAAAAAAGCGCAGCCGATTACCGAATTCGAACGCGGCGTCAGACGATTCGGCTATATGCTTATGGAAATTACGATGGTGTTGGTGCTCGTAATCATCGGAATTAACATACTATTACAAAAACCCGTAGTCGATTCTTTTCTCTTCGCGCTAGCGATCGCAGTCGGACTAACTCCACAATTATTGCCTGCGATCATCAATGTTAATCTTGCCCAAGGAGCGACGAGGATGGCCGAAAAAAAGGTCATCGTAAAAAAACTAAGTTCCATCGAAAACTTCGGAAGCATGGATATTCTTTGCTCCGACAAAACGGGAACTTTAACGTTAGGGGAAGTCAAAGTCCAAAATACTCTAGATTATTCCGGCGAACCGAGTCGACTCTCCTTATTTTACGCATCGATCAATTCTAAATTGCAAAAAGGATTCAACAACCCGATTGATTCGGCAATTTCCTCGTTGCCGATCGCAGGTACGGATAAATTCGAGTATCTTGCGGAAGTTCCTTACGATTTCTCCCGAAAACGAATCAGCATTTTAGCTTCAAATGGAATTGAAACAGTCCTAATTTGCAAAGGAGCCTTAACAACGGTCTTAAACGTATCAAAATTCGTGCAAGATCCCGATGGGAAGTTGACTCCGATCGAAGCGGTCCGGGATATCATCGAATCGAAATATAAGGAATTGAGTTCTAAAGGCTTTAGAACATTAGGAATTGCAATCAAGACGTTGCCCAATCAGACCGATGTTACTGTAGCTGATGAAGATAATATGATATTCCAAGGTTTCGTGACGCTGTCCGATCCGATTATCGAAAACATCGACCAAACGATCAAAGAGTTGAATGATCTAGGCATTTCCTTAAAGATCATAACAGGCGATAATAATCTCATTGCTAAGCAAGTCGCCGAATCCGTCGGTTTTAAAAATCCGAGAATAGTGACCGGAACCGCACTTCTGAGTATGAGTGACGAAGCTCTTCAACGGCAGGCGGATAGCACTGACGTATTTGCCGAGATCGAGCCTAACCAAAAAGAAAGAATCATTCTGTCCTTGCAAAAAACCGGACACGTAGTCGGATATATAGGAGACGGAATTAATGACGCTACCGCACTTCATGCATCGGATGTCGGAATCTCCGTCGCCAACGCAGTAGACGTCGCCAAGGAGGCGGCGGATATCGTACTTTTAAATAACGATTTAAACGTTTTGCTTAACGGAGTTAAACAAGGCAGAATGACGTTTGCAAATACTTTAAAATACGTATTTATGGCAACGAGCGCAAATTTCGGAAATATGCTCAGTATGGCAGGAGCGTCGGCATTTTTAAGTTTCCTCCCGTTGCTTCCGAAGCAAATTCTATTAACGAATTTATTAACTGACCTTCCCGAGATGACGATATCCTCGGACAATGTCGACAAAGAATGGATCGTATCGCCGAGAAAATGGGATATTATTGCAATCCGGAAATTCATGTTCGTATTCGGAACGCTTAGCTCCGTATTCGATTTTGCAACGTTCGGCGTACTATTATATGTGTTAGACGCGGGGGAAAAAGAATTTCAATCGGGATGGTTCATCGAATCGGTAGTTTCAGCTACCATCGTAGTACTAGTAGTTCGAACAAGAAAAGTCTTCTATAAAAGTATGCCGGGATTCTATTTGTTATTAGCTACCTCTTTCGTCCTAATCCTCACGCTGGCTCTACCGTATCTTCCGATCTCGACGTTGTTTGACTTCACTCCGTTACCTGCGTCTTTTTACTTTGCCATGGCGGGAATCGTAATCGCGTACTTTATCCTGGCGGAGATTTTTAAAAGAATATTCTATTCATTTATCTACAAAGACTAA
- a CDS encoding 7TM diverse intracellular signaling domain-containing protein: MVNFFRKVRDATLVCFLFLSIPIYVLGAKEVAPPVYSLSGHMSGIALNKFMLISSTSLDNAQKNQSQVIQEDQSWTPVTKDSLSLSFTDEIFWLRFKVKSPKQEGSLNWYLVLNNPGMENLVIFQREEYGQSVWREIGRDQRISYMHPAYLIETHSNSEHEFLVRASSRRSVVLNFQAWSPQEFSSRIQTENLLLGVFFGAIGVMLVYNGFLAFVVKDSSYFFYVFYLLFYALWQLAVSGIGAQYLIRVSPIGWNDYLVGFAFLSVSFSLLFTRSFLHMERETGWRDWAFLILSVFAILGFFVSLIPSAYGFMMKAVSWFPFLAAGLVVYSGFLRLRRGYRPARYFLLAWSVLIVSVLVTAMRNLSWIPDSFFAHWSAQFGSVIEMTLLSFALADRIKTLEKDSLQARLENYDSQLKLTEIEQELKIARELQEAILPDQLPQVPNLKLSVRSEFASSVGGDFYDFHYLGSDKLGIFLSDVSGHGIPAAIIASMVKLAFSIEARNHEDPAEVLRNINRSLSGKYGKHYITAAYLLVDGSTGKVTYSNAGHPPLVAIARSSGTAKEIYLPGWIMGMDPSLKNSVKEFQLEPGDRLIIYTDGITEARNSKGEIFGFQRFYKLLGENIGLSGEIMAETLFKTVREFTGNRKHFEDDLTLIVLDFQPAPEVSPVTEVTSILSKN, encoded by the coding sequence TTGGTCAATTTTTTCCGGAAAGTCCGGGATGCGACTCTTGTTTGCTTTCTTTTCTTGAGCATACCAATTTATGTTCTAGGAGCAAAGGAAGTCGCCCCACCCGTATATTCACTCTCCGGTCATATGTCAGGAATCGCGCTAAATAAGTTTATGCTTATTAGCTCTACCAGTCTCGATAACGCACAAAAAAATCAATCCCAAGTAATCCAAGAAGATCAGTCATGGACGCCAGTGACCAAAGACAGTCTTTCATTAAGTTTTACCGACGAGATATTCTGGCTCCGATTTAAAGTAAAATCCCCTAAACAAGAGGGAAGTTTAAACTGGTATCTTGTGTTGAACAACCCCGGTATGGAAAATCTTGTGATTTTTCAAAGGGAAGAATATGGACAATCTGTCTGGCGTGAAATCGGAAGAGATCAACGTATTTCTTATATGCATCCTGCTTACCTCATTGAGACGCATTCGAATTCGGAACATGAATTTCTCGTTCGAGCTTCTAGTCGTCGTTCGGTAGTTCTCAATTTTCAAGCCTGGTCGCCGCAAGAATTTTCGAGTCGGATCCAAACCGAGAATTTGCTTTTGGGGGTCTTTTTCGGCGCGATCGGAGTTATGCTAGTATATAACGGATTTCTTGCTTTCGTAGTAAAGGATTCTAGTTATTTTTTCTACGTTTTCTATCTTCTATTCTATGCGCTCTGGCAACTTGCAGTCTCAGGAATCGGAGCCCAATACCTTATCCGCGTTTCTCCGATAGGCTGGAACGATTACCTCGTCGGTTTTGCATTTCTTTCCGTATCATTCTCTCTTTTATTTACCCGATCTTTTTTACATATGGAACGGGAGACAGGCTGGAGGGATTGGGCTTTCCTTATCTTATCGGTCTTTGCAATATTAGGTTTTTTTGTTTCTTTAATTCCTTCGGCTTACGGTTTTATGATGAAAGCCGTTTCTTGGTTTCCCTTCCTGGCTGCAGGCTTGGTAGTCTATTCCGGCTTTTTACGACTTCGCCGGGGATATCGCCCTGCTCGTTATTTTCTACTTGCATGGTCGGTTCTGATCGTCTCCGTTTTAGTTACTGCGATGCGAAATCTTTCTTGGATTCCTGATTCGTTCTTCGCTCATTGGTCGGCTCAATTCGGTTCGGTTATCGAAATGACTCTACTATCGTTTGCTCTTGCGGATAGAATCAAAACTTTGGAAAAGGATTCTCTCCAAGCCAGACTCGAAAACTACGATAGTCAGCTCAAGTTGACGGAGATTGAACAAGAGCTGAAAATTGCCCGCGAATTGCAGGAAGCGATTCTTCCCGATCAACTTCCGCAAGTACCCAATTTAAAATTATCCGTTAGAAGCGAATTTGCCAGTTCCGTCGGAGGGGATTTTTACGATTTTCATTACTTAGGTTCGGATAAATTGGGAATTTTTCTTTCCGATGTTTCCGGTCATGGAATTCCCGCGGCCATAATCGCTTCGATGGTAAAGTTGGCTTTCTCCATAGAAGCGAGAAACCATGAAGACCCGGCGGAAGTTTTACGGAATATAAATCGTTCTTTGAGCGGTAAATACGGAAAACATTATATTACTGCAGCCTATTTACTCGTCGATGGATCGACCGGAAAGGTAACGTATTCGAACGCAGGACATCCGCCGTTAGTCGCCATTGCCAGAAGTTCCGGAACGGCCAAGGAAATATATTTACCCGGTTGGATTATGGGGATGGATCCGAGTTTAAAGAATTCCGTAAAGGAGTTTCAGTTGGAACCCGGCGACAGACTAATCATTTATACCGACGGAATAACCGAAGCAAGAAATAGTAAAGGCGAGATTTTCGGTTTTCAAAGGTTTTATAAATTGCTCGGCGAGAATATCGGTTTGTCCGGAGAAATCATGGCAGAGACATTGTTTAAAACCGTACGGGAATTTACGGGAAACCGGAAGCATTTTGAGGACGACCTTACGTTAATCGTCCTGGATTTTCAGCCGGCTCCCGAAGTAAGTCCTGTAACGGAAGTTACTTCAATCCTTTCAAAAAACTAA
- a CDS encoding EVE domain-containing protein: protein MNYWLFKTEPDAFSIDDLKASPGKTAPWEGVRNYQARNYLRDQVKKKDLVLFYHSSTKPTAIVGLAEIVKDGYPDHFAFDPKHKYYDPKSKSDAPTWFMVDLKFKEKFSRAISLEELKSHGKLKDMVLLQKGGRLSIQPVSREQFFYICNLAGAKNLPG, encoded by the coding sequence ATGAATTATTGGCTTTTTAAAACCGAGCCGGATGCGTTTTCCATCGATGATCTAAAAGCTTCTCCAGGGAAAACAGCTCCTTGGGAAGGCGTCAGGAATTATCAGGCGAGAAATTATTTAAGGGACCAGGTCAAAAAAAAAGACTTGGTTCTTTTCTATCATAGTAGTACAAAACCGACTGCGATAGTCGGTTTAGCCGAGATCGTAAAGGACGGTTATCCGGATCACTTCGCTTTCGACCCGAAACATAAGTACTACGATCCTAAGAGTAAGTCGGATGCGCCTACTTGGTTCATGGTCGACCTGAAATTTAAAGAAAAATTTTCTCGCGCAATTTCGCTGGAAGAATTAAAATCCCACGGGAAACTGAAAGACATGGTACTCTTGCAAAAAGGGGGCCGTCTATCGATTCAACCGGTTAGTCGAGAACAATTTTTTTATATCTGCAATTTAGCCGGGGCGAAGAACCTTCCCGGTTGA